A window of Macrotis lagotis isolate mMagLag1 chromosome 1, bilby.v1.9.chrom.fasta, whole genome shotgun sequence genomic DNA:
CCAAAAAATAGCACTATTTTAATAACACTTTACCTAAAGTAATTCATTTAAACATCAAAGCAACTCTGAGAAAACCATTACAAATAATTTCCCCAAGTGAATgacaaatcatttattaagtacttacttttTACAAAGCACTAAGTactagagataaaaatagaaaaataaatatcctCATGTTCAAGTAGCTACATtctaatggggtatagacaaaaTATATGGAAGGTTTCAACTACCAGTCAGATAGGAATGTTCCATGTTGTCTTCAGCATATAGCTAAAAGATAAATGTTATTGCCTCTTCTTTTGtgtcatttccattgataaaagcATCAGTTTCTAATTTTGAGCAACTTGATAGTGCCAAGAACTTTCTTTTATAGTTCTTATGTAGCTGTGGCTATAATCCCTGTGGGATCAAGTCCCAGGCTGCATTTTCCCAGATGTGGCCTCCCAAGATGATAATTGGTACTGCATTTTTATTTCTCGGGCTCTGGGGTTCAGAATTCTTGTTTTTCTCCCTCAGGGTCTGGGAGGATATGGTGGTCAAGATACTAGTGATCCTTTAACTTGCCTCATACATACAGTCTCTCCCTCAAggtgccttccttgctttctctagCTTGGCTTTCCTGAGACAGCAGGTGATACAAGGATTAGATTTCTGGGACTAGAAATTGGACggcctgcattcaaatccaacctcagagatactttgtagctatgtgacccgaataaatcacttaaattctgtttgtctcaggttattcaattgtaaaatgaagataatagcccttacttctcagggttattatgaggatcaaataaggtatTTGTAAAAAAAACGCTTCAAATAGCACCTGACCTAGTGGAGGTTATATATAAATCcttatccctttcttttccctttcccctcttgtTTGTAAAAATTGATTGCAAATAGTGGCTCCTTCTCCATACGAGTTGCTTCCCTAGCTATGGCTATAAATCTAGCATTTTCTCTACCATTACATAGTTTTGGGGCTTTGGTGgagttttttgttattgtttactttattactgttatttttcttGTTGATAAGTTAACTAAGAAATAGCATATGCTGCCCTCCAGCACGGCGGGCAGCGTGGCGGGTGGTGCAGCCTGCATCCAGGCCTCATGCAGGGCAGCACGGGGGCCACTTTTCAGCTCCAGCGAGCCCCAAACCTGGGCCCCTAAGGCCTCCCCCACTCTGTCCTGGTTCTTCCAAAGCTCccggtggaggaggaggagggggcagaGAGCCCGCCCTCCGAGGTGGAGCTCAAGATCATCGAAATGCTGAAGCAGGCCAAGTTGAGTATTATGAAAAAGGAGCTGGAGGAGGCAGAGCGAATTTTACATGAGGCCCTTCACCTTGCTCATAAGGCAGATATCAAGGCCATCATCTACACCTATGATATGATGGCTAACTTAGCATTCATGAGGAATCAGCTTGAAAAAGTAGGAAAAGCTTTTTAAAGCAACAATGAGCTATCTCCTGGTTGAGGGCATGAAGCAGGAGGATAATCTAATAATTGAAATATCCCTAAAGTTGACCAGCATCTATGCTACTCTGAAAAAACAGGAATTTGCTTTTGCTGGCAATAAGTGCTGCATTACAACCCtggagagaaaaatcacaaaagagaAGGCACTAACAGAGGAAGTTCTGCcagttgaagagaaagaaaatacccAACTCCTGCTGGGCATGTGCTATGACTCCTATGCTTGTTACCTCCTCGATGTCATCCGACTATCTGATGCACAAAAAAATGTATGAAAAGGCATTACAGATTTCCAAAGAGATACGTAGAGAAAGACACCCACAGACTGTGGTGCTCATGAATGACCTGGCCACGACTCTGGATGCACAAGGCCACTTTGATGAGGCCTATATAGATGTGAAAAAGGCAACAGTCCTGGCGAGGCAGATCAAGCATCCTGAGCTTCACCGGGTGCTCAGCAACATGGCAGGAATATCGATGCACAAAGCAAGCTTTGTTGAAGCCAGATTTGTCTACGAGAAGGCCCTGAAAGAGGCTAAGCTAAAGGGAGATGTGGCTTCCATTAAGCACATCAAGGAAAAGCTGACTGAACTGGCCAGTGGCCAAGGCCTTTGACTCTGTTTCACCCGGGGTTAGGCCGGGGGATAGCAAATGCGAGTCCAGTCTGGAATGGCTAATTGAAGCCTTTGTCTTTGATACTTAGCTCTACCACGCCTTCAGAAAGCAACAGAACACTCCTACATCCTGCCTTTTTCTAGAAAGAAGCCACTCATACTGGAGCTCGGGTCACAGGACTCCCCAGGAGCCTCACTTTCTGGGGCCAAGGGAAAGGATCCTTTTAGTTACTGAGCTACAAAGACTGGGACTCTTTGTCAAGGCCTGTCTGGTTTTGAAGACTGACCAAGCTGTGTGCTTGAGCAGATCGTCACCAATTGAGAGTTCTACCCTTTTACTTGGGGCCGAGTATCTTTGCCTAGCTTGTTCATAGGGTGACAAAAAGGCCCAGCCTTCACTTGGGTTTTCATTAGAATTTTCACCAACATGACATGCTCACATCTTTGCTCTTCTCTATTTGTGTAGAAAGAACAGTTTTGGAGCTCACAAATCAGATTGAAGTCTAAGTTAGCTCCTTTGCAAAGGGAAATTTTGTCTTAGCAGGAGATACACATCGCTTCAACTTTAACCAGTAACTTGTGGGTAATAATTGCCTCATGCAGTTTCTTGCCAATAGGattccaaagggggaaaaaaatgacattaagaAAAGGGCTTTGTCAGGGGACTACCAGGACCTTCactaaattgttattttaaaaatagacttcACTGGCACTTATTTGCCACAATTGTACATAATCAATGAATTTATTCTACTCATCCAGAATTAGGTTTTCACATATGTAACTGATAAGCAGGGCATCTGGGAACAAAGCAGCTGCTGCTGCTTAACATTATTCTAAAGGGATGGAGGAATGAGGCTACTAAGCTTCTAATACTCCAAGATGCTAGGAATTCCTGAGTTGTCCTTAACTGGAGTGAGCTTATAGTTTCTGCAGGAATCTTATTTATTGATGTGAAATTGTGTCTTTCGAAGCTCCAGAGCTTATTTACTATAATTTCCTGTcctgggagaaggaaagaaacccATCACTTCAGTCTCACCCACTAAGGGTGAGATTTAACATTCCATGTACTAATTTAAACCTGCTACACTTGAAATTGAACACGTAAGCAATCAAAATCTCTGTGTGCATGtgcacacagacatacacacctCTCACAAAATTTAGTTTTACAGATGACCACTTGCCCAGGGAAAAGTGATGAGTTTATCTACATAACTAGTGACGAATGTAAATTTTAACTGTTTGTATGCCATCCATAGAATGGGAATACTAGTAATATTTTTTGGTATGTCTGTGAATTGGATGATTCTAAATAATAAACTAGacaccaaaatggaaaaaaaaaagaaatagcatatGCTGTCtaatatgaataaagtagagTAAAGTAGGCTATAACTAATGGAGATTTTAACCTTGTTTTTAGATCCCATACAGTGGTCAACTGACCAAGTCCTCCATTGGGTGGTTTGGGTAATGAAGGAATTCAGTATGACTGATATAGACCTACCTACACTAAGCATTTCAGGAAGAGAATTGTGTAGTCTCAACCAAGAAGATTTTTTCCAGAGAGTCCCACGAGGAGAAATTCTATGGAGTCATCTAGAGCTGCTTCGAAAATGTATGTAATTTGTTAACTCcaattttttataacttttgaAAACTCcgtttcaatttttattttcatctaaagTGCCATTTCAaacttttaagattttcttaTGTGTGTGTAATGTGATATTTtgcagaattttagagttggaaaggtccTTGGAAACCATCTAACCCAGTCCATTTGGCTTAATAATACTCTTCTCTACAACAAAGTAGGCAACTGGTCATCCAACTTTTGTTTGAAAATCTCCAGTGATGGATACCCCATAAATCTCCCAAAGAAACCCATTCCATTTAGTTAGTTCTAATTgtcaaaaaaatattcttttcatcaaacctaaatttgacTTTTGGCATCTTCTaccctttgtttctagttcttcccTCTGAGGATAAATACAATAAATTCAGTCCTTCTTCTCCATGACAGTCCTTAAAAGAATTGAGAGCCACGATTATATCCCCTAAGTTTTCTCTGTGCCAAACATCACCAGTTCCTTCAACCAAGCCTCATGTGGTGTGACCTCAAGGCCTTTCACCATCCTGGTTACCTTCCTCTGAATGTTTTTCAACTTCTCATAATCAGTATTTTGTAAGTGTATATCAAGTACTTACTGATCTAATAGAGGGAGGTAACAAAACAAGAAGCAAAAACCATCTGAGTAAAGAGCATAGTAGGGATTATCAGCTCCTTAGTTCTAAACACTATCACATTAGCTTTTTCAGGTGCTGTGTATCAAATTGTTGATTGATATTAAACTCCTACTTTATCTTACACTTGGTCATACTAtaatttaacatagttatattcATTTAGAGAACCATAGTTCTCAAAAGTTAATTTGTTTGTTAAAATTTTGTTTGTATATTACGTTTATCTGTTAAAACTATTTTTGTGTGATAGTAATGGAAATTTTCTTCCATTGCTATATtcttataaacaaataaaaataacaattaccCTTATTTGTGACATCAACCAAAATCATCCCTAAATCTttaatcatattttctttatttaaaaatacttttggtTTCAGATTTAGTTATCCATTTGAGGTTTAATTTAActaaattaaatgataatttttttctttgttcttcagaTGTATTGGCTAGCCAAGAACAACATATGGGTGAAATAGCCACAGTTACAATTGATCAACGTGAGTATGTAGGTCTATAGTTTATCAATTTAAAATAGTTTCCTCACTTAGAAATGCAGACCTTTTTGAATCAATTTTATAAACATCATTTGCTATATTTTAAGccatattttcatttgtttggttCATATCTAAATTTAATATGTCTTTAAATCATTTATTCCTTTGTTATCTTAGTAACTGGTTAGAATTGTCAGTCAATAGAATTTTCCTATACTTGGGAACTAGAAAAGTACAGAATATGTTATTGTATAATTACAGTATAATAATTCATACCCTAgtattgtttggttttttttaaccagacctgtgatttcattgatgtaggaaGCTCTCAGTGAAGAACTTCTTCTACCAACACagatcagcaccttctctgaaatttataatcttaaagaagTGCCTGGGGCACTCAAAGATTAAAGGATTTGCTCTGAGTCATACAGCTACTGTGTGTTAAAGGCACACTGTGCCTCTACTGTAggttgaactcgggtcttcttgactccagagccagctaGTTAACCATTACATCACATTGCCTTTCATAGTTTATTGTCATCAGGAGTGGGAACCTCCAATCCGTGGCAGTCTAACTCATCTGCAGGctattcaaaattcaataagtcTAGGAGCTTTCTAGGAATGAATTGATTAAATTTTGACcaaataaatatccaaattaccCTTGACAGCAAAATGGTTCCACACCCCTGGTTTAGATAAagagtgtcaaactcaaatagaaagggaaCACTCTGGCTCACATATTGATTTAGATAACCATATGTTAACATATACTTtcttgtattgtatttttatttatattgttaaacattttccaaatataatttaatttggttGGTTTTGCAGGTAAAAAAGTTTGACACCTCTAGTGTCAATTTCAGTCTCATGTATATCACTGTGATTgtcatttttcaaaaggaaaatcaaattgaatttttgccaaattttctttcacaacataaccaatatagaaatatgtttcacatgaacatatatgtataacctgtatcagattgcttcctgtcttagggaggaagaaaggaaaaggagggagtaaattttgcaaaaatgaatgttgaaaattatctctacatataattgaGGGGAAAACATGATATCTGCTATGAGTAGAACCCTTATGTATGGAAACAGTGGTTGTCTCAgataaaatcccactttctgcaCAAAGGCTTTCCCTGAGCCTCCTTAATTCTATTGCTTTCCCTTTTGAATTATTgtcaaattatttatataaaatattattcatatatataggagcagctagatggctcagtgattagagcactggccttggagtcaggaggacaggagtttgatcCAATCTCAGGCACTTGAATTTAAaaactgtataaccttgggcaagtcccttaaccccaattgcctggTATCCAAtgtcatttctagtcatcctgattcagatctggccactggacc
This region includes:
- the LOC141506821 gene encoding LOW QUALITY PROTEIN: tetratricopeptide repeat protein 19, mitochondrial-like (The sequence of the model RefSeq protein was modified relative to this genomic sequence to represent the inferred CDS: deleted 2 bases in 2 codons) translates to MLKQAKLSIMKKELEEAERILHEALHLAHKADIKAIIYTYDMMANLAFMRNQLEKVEKLFKATMSYLLVEGMKQEDNLIIEISLKLTSIYATLKKQEFAFAGNKCCITTLERKITKEKALTEEVLPVEEKENTQLLLGMCYDSYACYLLDVIRLSDAQKMYEKALQISKEIRRERHPQTVVLMNDLATTLDAQGHFDEAYIDVKKATVLARQIKHPELHRVLSNMAGISMHKASFVEARFVYEKALKEAKLKGDVASIKHIKEKLTELASGQGL